NNNNNNNNNNNNNNNNNNNNNNNNNNNNNNNNNNNNNNNNNNNNNNNNNNNNNNNNNNNNNNNNNNNNNNNNNNNNNNNNNNNNNNNNNNNNNNNNNNNNNNNNNNNNNNNNNNNNNNNNNNNNNNNNNNNNNNNNNNNNNNNNNNNNNNNNNNNNNNNNNNNNNNNNNNNNNNNNNNNNNNNNNNNNNNNNNNNNNNNNNNNNNNNNNNNNNNNNNNNNNNNNNNNNNNNNNNNNNNNNNNNNNNNNNNNNNNNNNNNNNNNNNNNNNNNNNNNNNNNNNNNNNNNNNNNNNNNNNNNNNNNNNNNNNNNNNNNNNNNNNNNNNNNNNNNNNNNNNNNNNNNNNNNNNNNNNNNNNNNNNNNNNNNNNNNNNNNNNNNNNNNNNNNNNNNNNNNNNNNNNNNNNNNNNNNNNNNNNNNNNNNNNNNNNNNNNNNNNNNNNNNNNNNNNNNNNNNNNNNNNNNNNNNNNNNNNNNNNNNNNNNNNNNNNNNNNNNNNNNNNNNNNNNNNNNNNNNNNNNNNNNNNNNNNNNNNNNNNNNNNNNNNNNNNNNNNNNNNNNNNNNNNNNNNNNNNNNNNNNNNNNNNNNNNNNNNNNNNNNNNNNNNNNNNNNNNNNNNNNNNNNNNNNNNNNNNNNNNNNNNNNNNNNNNNNNNNNNNNNNNNNNNNNNNNNNNNNNNNNNNNNNNNNNNNNNNNNNNNNNNNNNNNNNNNNNNNNNNNNNNNNNNNNNNNNNNNNNNNNNNNNNNNNNNNNNNNNNNNNNNNNNNNNNNNNNNNNNNNNNNNNNNNNNNNNNNNNNNNNNNNNNNNNNNNNNNNNNNNNNNNNNNNNNNNNNNNNNNNNNNNNNNNNNNNNNNNNNNNNNNNNNNNNNNNNNNNNNNNNNNNNNNNNNNNNNNNNNNNNNNNNNNNNNNNNNNNNNNNNNNNNNNNNNNNNNNNNNNNNNNNNNNNNNNNNNNNNNNNNNNNNNNNNNNNNNNNNNNNNNNNNNNNNNNNNNNNNNNNNNNNNNNNNNNNNNNNNNNNNNNNNNNNNNNNNNNNNNNNNNNNNNNNNNNNNNNNNNNNNNNNNNNNNNNNNNNNNNNNNNNNNNNNNNNNNNNNNNNNNNNNNNNNNNNNNNNNNNNNNNNNNNNNNNNNNNNNNNNNNNNNNNNNNNNNNNNNNNNNNNNNNNNNNNNNNNNNNNNNNNNNNNNNNNNNNNNNNNNNNTGTTACTTATTGATAAATATGTACTTGAAAGTCAAGCCTTATTCTAAATACAACAAATACCTTGCAAGCTTTATAAGCCAGAAACAACAGATTCCTTGCTTAACTTTCAAGGTTAAATGCAACAAATCCCTTGCTGGTTGGGTTGGTAGCTAAAAACAACAAAAACCTTGCTCATATAAAAACCAACAAATTCCTTGTTGTTGGATAGTGACAAGCAAAATAGTTAAGTGTCTTATATCTATGACTAACAGGTGGCTTCTTAGAAGCTAAATACAACAAATTCCTTGTTACTGAAGAATAGCTAAAAACAACAAATACCTTGTGGCTTATGCATGCCTAAATACAACAAATACCTTGTAAGTCAGGTGACACTGCTAAATCCACACTAAGGAAAATCTTGATTTTTATTATTAATAAGGCTATAAAAACAACGAGTGACTATTTATGTTGTTTTTTGTGAGAGAGGCTTTTTAGTGTCGAATGAGATAGTTGTTAAATCGAATAAGTTAATAGAGGCAGGATTTAAGCTCTCCCTGCAAGAACAACGAATTCTTTTGATGTGCATTTCTAAAGTTGACTCACGAGTTGATCTTTCTAGGAATGATTACATTATTAGAGCAGATGAGTATGCTGAACAATTTTCTCTCACTGTAGCAGGAGCCTACCAAGAGCTTAAGTCGATTGTAAACTCTCTTTTTGAAAGAAAAGTGAAGGTTTATGACGCTGAAAACGCGATACAGACTAACTTTCGTTGGCTTAGCCAAATAGACTATTTCGATAAGCAAGGCCAGGCGAGACTGAAGTTTTCAGAGCAAGTAGCTCCTCTTTTGAGTAACCTAAAGTCTGCTTTCACAAGCTATGAGCTTCGCTTTATCTCAGGGATGAGAAGTTCATACTCAATACGCATCTATGAGCTACTTAAGCAGTTTGGTGACATTAAGAAGCGAACAATTACTTTAGACTGGCTACGGGACCGGCTTGAGATTCAGAATGAGAAGTCGTATCAAAAATTTAACCCTATCAAACAGCGTATACTTGAGCCCGCTAAGGCTGATATAAACAAGCATACCGACATTGAAATGGACTATACACCACAGAAAACTGGTCGTAGAATCACTGCTATTACCTTTACGTTTACTAGTAAGATTAAAAGTCGCTCCGAAGGAAAAAAAGCGAAAGAGCCTTTAGACCATGAGAAATTAACTCTTAAAAATTTCTCTGCTAGACTACTTCAAATCACTGACCGGCTTTCTTGTTGTGAGAGTATAGATACAAATAAGTTTTCATTTATTTATAACAAGTTTTGTACTAATGGTAATACTTATGCTGACTTTAAGTTATTGGTGCAATATCTTGTGGATCATGATAGAGAGATTGACTCAGCAAGTGCTATTGAAGAAATCGTAGGTCAACGGCTATATTTAGGCTTTTCTAAGCCCAAGTTTAAGTCTCAGAAACGTAACGCTCGAGTCACCAACCCTCTTAGTCAGTCTTATTACCATGAACAGAAAGAGTTGTTTGAGGAAGAGTATGTTTATGCAGAGTATGAGGAAATTTCTGGCTAATTGTAGTGAATTAGCTTAAGTATCCTTTGCAAATATAGCTTCAGCCACCTGTTCAAATGTCACTATGTCAGATAGGCTTGAGATTCAGGAATTTAGANNNNNNNNNNNNNNNNNNNNNNNNNNNNNNNNNNNNNNNNNNNNNNNNNNNNNNNNNNNNNNNNNNNNNNNNNNNNNNNNNNNNNNNNNNNNNNNNNNNNNNNNNNNNNNNNNNNNNNNNNNNNNNNNNNNNNNNNNNNNNNNNNNNNNNNNNNNNNNNNNNNNNNNNNNNNNNNNNNNNNNNNNNNNNNNNNNNNNNNNNNNNNNNNNNNNNNNNNNNNNNNNNNNNNNNNNNNNNNNNNNNNNNNNNNNNNNNNNNNNNNNNNNNNNNNNNNNNNNNNNNNNNNNNNNNNNNNNNNNNNNNNNNNNNNNNNNNNNNNNNNNNNNNNNNNNNNNNNNNNNNNNNNNNNNNNNNNNNNNNNNNNNNNNNNNNNNNNNNNNNNNNNNNNNNNNNNNNNNNNNNNNNNNNNNNNNNNNNNNNNNNNNNNNNNNNNNNNNNNNNNNNNNNNNNNNNNNNNNNNNNNNNNNNNNNNNNNNNNNNNNNNNNNNNNNNNNNNNNNNNNNNNNNNNNNNNNNNNNNNNNNNNNNNNNNNNNNNNNNNNNNNNNNNNNNNNNNNNNNNNNNNNNNNNNNNNNNNNNNNNNNNNNNNNNNNNNNNNNNNNNNNNNNNNNNNNNNNNNNNNNNNNNNNNNNNNNNNNNNNNNNNNNNNNNNNNNNNNNNNNNNNNNNNNNNNNNNNNNNNNNNNNNNNNNNNNNNNNNNNNNNNNNNNNNNNNNNNNNNNNNNNNNNNNNNNNNNNNNNNNNNNNNNNNNNNNNNNNNNNNNNNNNNNNNNNNNNNNNNNNNNNNNNNNNNNNNNNNNNNNNNNNNNNNNNNNNNNNNNNNNNNNNNNNNNNNNNNNNNNNNNNNNNNNNNNNNNNNNNNNNNNNNNNNNNNNNNNNNNNNNNNNNNNNNNNNNNNNNNNNNNNNNNNNNNNNNNNNNNNNNNNNNNNNNNNNNNNNNNNNNNNNNNNNNNNNNNNNNNNNNNNNNNNNNNNNNNNNNNNNNNNNNNNNNNNNNNNNNNNNNNNNNNNNNNNNNNNNNNNNNNNNNNNNNNNNNNNNNNNNNNNNNNNNNNNNNNNNNNNNNNNNNNNNNNNNNNNNNNNNNNNNNNNNNNNNNNNNNNNNNNNNNNNNNNNNNNNNNNNNNNNNNNNNNNNNNNNNNNNNNNNNNNNNNNNNNNNNNNNNNNNNNNNNNNNNNNNNNNNNNNNNNNNNNNNNNNNNNNNNNNNNNNNNNNNNNNNNNNNNNNNNNNNNNNNNNNNNNNNNNNNNNNNNNNNNNNNNNNNNNNNNNNNNNNNNNNNNNNNNNNNNNNNNNNNNNNNNNNNNNNNNNNNNNNNNNNNNNNNNNNNNNNNNNNNNNNNNNNNNNNNNNNNNNNNNNNNNNNNNNNNNNNNNNNNNNNNNNNNNNNNNNNNNNNNNNNNNNNNNNNNNNNNNNNNNNNNNNNNNNNNNNNNNNNNNNNNNNNNNNNNNNNNNNNNNNNNNNNNNNNNNNNNNNNNNNNNNNNNNNNNNNNNNNNNNNNNNNNNNNNNNNNNNNNNNNNNNNNNNNNNNNNNNNNNNNNNNNNNNNNNNNNNNNNNNNNNNNNNNNNNNNNNNNNNNNNNNNNNNNNNNNNNNNNNNNNNNNNNNNNNNNNNNNNNNNNNNNNNNNNNNNNNNNNNNNNNNNNNNNNNNNNNNNNNNNNNNNNNNNNNNNNNNNNNNNNNNNNNNNNNNNNNNNNNNNNNNNNNNNNNNNNNNNNNNNNNNNNNNNNNNNNNNNNNNNNNNNNNNNNNNNNNNNNNNNNNNNNNNNNNNNNNNNNNNNNNNNNNNNNNNNNNNNNNNNNNNNNNNNNNNNNNNNNNNNNNNNNNNNNNNNNNNNNNNNNNNNNNNNNNNNNNNNNNNNNNNNNNNNNNNNNNNNNNNNNNNNNNNNNNNNNNNNNNNNNNNNNNNNNNNNNNNNNNNNNNNNNNNNNNNNNNNNNNNNNNNNNNNNNNNNNNNNNNNNNNNNNNNNNNNNNNNNNNNNNNNNNNNNNNNNNNNNNNNNNNNNNNNNNNNNNNNNNNNNNNNNNNNNNNNNNNNNNNNNNNNNNNNNNNNNNNNNNNNNNNNNNNNNNNNNNNNNNNNNNNNNNNNNNNNNNNNNNNNNNNNNNNNNNNNNNNNNNNNNNNNNNNNNNNNNNNNNNNNNNNNNNNNNNNNNNNNNNNNNNNNNNNNNNNNNNNNNNNNNNNNNNNNNNNNNNNNNNNNNNNNNNNNNNNNNNNNNNNNNNNNNNNNNNNNNNNNNNNNNNNNNNNNNNNNNNNNNNNNNNNNNNNNNNNNNNNNNNNNNNNNNNNNNNNNNNNNNNNNNNNNNNNNNNNNNNNNNNNNNNNNNNNNNNNNNNNNNNNNNNNNNNNNNNNNNNNNNNNNNNNNNNNNNNNNNNNNNNNNNNNNNNNNNNNNNNNNNNNNNNNNNNNNNNNNNNNNNNNNNNNNNNNNNNNNNNNNNNNNNNNNNNNNNNNNNNNNNNNNNNNNNNNNNNNNNNNNNNNNNNNNNNNNNNNNNNNNNNNNNNNNNNNNNNNNNNNNNNNNNNNNNNNNNNNNNNNNNNNNNNNNNNNNNNNNNNNNNNNNNNNNNNNNNNNNNNNNNNNNNNNNNNNNNNNNNNNNNNNNNNNNNNNNNNNNNNNNNNNNNNNNNNNNNNNNNNNNNNNNNNNNNNNNNNNNNNNNNNNNNNNNNNNNNNNNNNNNNNNNNNNNNNNNNNNNNNNNNNNNNNNNNNNNNNNNNNNNNNNNNNNNNNNNNNNNNNNNNNNNNNNNNNNNNNNNNNNNNNNNNNNNNNNNNNNNNNNNNNNNNNNNNNNNNNNNNNNNNNNNNNNNNNNNNNNNNNNNNNNNNNNNNNNNNNNNNNNNNNNNNNNNNNNNNNNNNNNNNNNNNNNNNNNNNNNNNNNNNNNNNNNNNNNNNNNNNNNNNNNNNNNNNNNNNNNNNNNNNNNNNNNNNNNNNNNNNNNNNNNNNNNNNNNNNNNNNNNNNNNNNNNNNNNNNNNNNNNNNNNNNNNNNNNNNNNNNNNNNNNNNNNNNNNNNNNNNNNNNNNNNNNNNNNNNNNNNNNNNNNNNNNNNNNNNNNNNNNNNNNNNNNNNNNNNNNNNNNNNNNNNNNNNNNNNNNNNNNNNNNNNNNNNNNNNNNNNNNNNNNNNNNNNNNNNNNNNNNNNNNNNNNNNNNNNNNNNNNNNNNNNNNNNNNNNNNNNNNNNNNNNNNNNNNNNNNNNNNNNNNNNNNNNNNNNNNNNNNNNNNNNNNNNNNNNNNNNNNNNNNNNNNNNNNNNNNNNNNNNNNNNNNNNNNNNNNNNNNNNNNNNNNNNNNNNNNNNNNNNNNNNNNNNNNNNNNNNNNNNNNNNNNNNNNNNNNNNNNNNNNNNNNNNNNNNNNNNNNNNNNNNNNNNNNNNNNNNNNNNNNNNNNNNNNNNNNNNNNNNNNNNNNNNNNNNNNNNNNNNNNNNNNNNNNNNNNNNNNNNNNNNNNNNNNNNNNNNNNNNNNNNNNNNNNNNNNNNNNNNNNNNNNNNNNNNNNNNNNNNNNNNNNNNNNNNNNNNNNNNNNNNNNNNNNNNNNNNNNNNNNNNNNNNNNNNNNNNNNNNNNNNNNNNNNNNNNNNNNNNNNNNNNNNNNNNNNNNNNNNNNNNNNNNNNNNNNNNNNNNNNNNNNNNNNNNNNNNNNNNNNNNNNNNNNNN
Above is a window of Piscirickettsia litoralis DNA encoding:
- a CDS encoding replication initiation protein, whose translation is MSNEIVVKSNKLIEAGFKLSLQEQRILLMCISKVDSRVDLSRNDYIIRADEYAEQFSLTVAGAYQELKSIVNSLFERKVKVYDAENAIQTNFRWLSQIDYFDKQGQARLKFSEQVAPLLSNLKSAFTSYELRFISGMRSSYSIRIYELLKQFGDIKKRTITLDWLRDRLEIQNEKSYQKFNPIKQRILEPAKADINKHTDIEMDYTPQKTGRRITAITFTFTSKIKSRSEGKKAKEPLDHEKLTLKNFSARLLQITDRLSCCESIDTNKFSFIYNKFCTNGNTYADFKLLVQYLVDHDREIDSASAIEEIVGQRLYLGFSKPKFKSQKRNARVTNPLSQSYYHEQKELFEEEYVYAEYEEISG